The sequence below is a genomic window from Harmonia axyridis chromosome 1, icHarAxyr1.1, whole genome shotgun sequence.
aaattattatcaaatttgatCAATGTAGAAAAAATCGGCGAAAATAGAAGTAAGGTCATGAACTCATTCTTATTCTTAGAAACAAATACTAAACATTCATAAATGTATAAACCATAACAGTTAGTATACATAAGTTTTTGAATCTACTTCTACAAAATTCTCTATATTTCATCCTACATATTGTCCTAACTATTCTTACTAACCTTCTAACCAAATTTATACATTGCTGGGGGCGCACAACATTTGGACCTCTCTTGCGGCACgctatggcgtattttgcatctccattcttataaggttcagttgaTCCAAGAACTAGAGCCAGCTGACCATGGAATGCTTTAACAAATGTCGATTAGGTGCTTGAACAACAATTTTTGGATGATGAttgttcaaattaaattttcataacaacAAAGTACATTCATCACTCGGTGGCTATGTAGAGAAGTGAAATTGTCGTATATGGGGCAGTTAAAATCCTCATGTTAACGCTGACAGACCATTACATCGACAAAAAAATCACTGTATGATGTGCAATTTTGTCTGGTGAACTGCTtggtttttatttctttgaacATGAAGAATTCATCACTCAAGCAGTTAATTTTTATGGCTATAGCCAAATGATTACCGATTTTCTTTCGACCTGAAGttaatgaaatttattcctttcTCTTAAACACCAAAATCTGTTGGAATCAGAGAGTAGATGGTGCAACAAACCACACAACACTACTTGTTTTGACTTCATTGCAATTGCATGTTGCACGAAATGTGTCATCCAAAAATTGCCTCACAATGGTCGATTCCTGTAAGAGATCACGCGGAGAAACTTCAAATCATATAATCCAAACATaaagtattcaataaaaatcgaTCGATATTTTAAATGAAAGTGTTCTTTATTAACGTTTACTTTCGGAtccacaaaatggataacccttTATGTTTGTACTATCATAAACCCCTCATTTTCGATCCGAGAATATAATCATCCATCCTTGtttaaattgaagaattaaaTCAAAAGACGATCTCTTCATTATAAGGATATGAAGGGTAATCGGATATCGTGCTTTATTCGTagtgataatttaattttattaatattttcacgGACGGAAGTAGGAAATCAATATGTAATAATAAGCATTTGGAATAAATTACGAGGCTCTCTCCAAATGGGATGTTAGTGGGTAGATAATTGCCGAAATCAATTAGGTAACCAGATTTGTGAGGGGCACAACTGGATGCAGATGTTATTTGCATGAATTACGTGCTAGTAAATTGGTGTCACCAATTCGAGATAAATGTCATTCGGGCAATTGTTTCTACGAGGTTGATGTTTCgtctgattttttcattttattcgatttttgtttcatattagGAGCTTTTCAGAATGAACCTTAATTGCATTTTGTTAATGGTCTTTGAATGATACGTTCTGTTGGCCTTGGCAATACCATGACGTCATAAGTCGTGTTCCAGCATCGTTGCCAGACTATGGAGTTTTTCTAGATTTAGGTACCTACTTTAAAGTCAACATCAACAATTGATTGTCAAAATATTCTTatgcttgaaatttttcaatttttgttcgaATTCCTAAAACTGTTGTTTTATTCGAGTTAtcaatagggattcatcaagccaagtagcttgacatttcaaccaactacttgaatgaaaatcaagctcgtgaaaaataacatatttgaCTTGGTTTTAAATATTTACTGCTCGACTtggtatcaagctacttgagcttgatatgcacccgtcgcacggcatatatttctgcaatctcgcgggcgcttagactaaataaggggattcctcgagcgccgagagactgaagcattcgccagtgtgattaTATTAGTAGTTTccccacatttctatgaaatatatagATTTCAAAATCTACCATGACCCACCAATAAcctaaaattatatttcaagcttgtcctaatatttcagttacaagagttaaattcaaaattttatatctatcACGTCACTAGAACTATAAGCAATCTGAATCGTTCAAATTGCATGAGGATGTTAATACCAATTTCGAacatcgtgcaaaatttcatagtgatcagaaccaaagaaatttcaaaaatagaaaaataagaagaagaattttgagtatagatgtaaaataacaagCTTGACCCTATaccaaatgcccaatttttccGTTACAATGGATTCGACTGGGTTGAAATTCAGTTTCAAAATGTAAAATACCCACATGAAtgtttatgtcaaattttaggagaAATTTTCGACCAGAACCATGGAATTTCTAATGAATGCTCAAAAGGGATTTTCGTTAATTTTTGTAACACTAGAATGGAGTTATATTCATTGCCGATGAGCAACTTCATTGTCGATGTAAATAATTTGGTTTTGTATCGAATTGCTACACGTGCTTTTCGGACAACTTATTATTCAGctataaataattgaataaatcatcCATTCCCAACAAAAAAATGTTGCAAACAATACCCGAATATCCGAATCGTACTAGTGTAATGAATGATTCCTAAAACTTGATTTTTTGAGGAATAGGTCcacgaattgaatgaaaattaataatttatcatTCTTCAAGGCGTATGTATAAGTAATTAATTGAttcgatttgaaaaattgaagaatttaaggagaattatgaatttattgaaatatctttttCAATGAAACGATACTTGGAGAGGAGTCAGGTTTATTAATATGAATATTGTGTTTACATGTTAATGTTGATTTTTCTGCTTTTTATATCTAGttctagaaattttttttttgtgttcagAATTCATTATAGAATTGAGATTGTAAAATGGGAAACCcgtatgaataaataaataaatatcttgTTAAGACGCATATGTATAACTCCAATAAATCTGGATTACCATAAGTGAATCAAAAactatatttctctaattctgtggttattccgttcattcttccacatcttgtagaagaaaatcgtgcgagaatatatcagaaacgcacagttttcatggttatattttattattctatgttggcactccgaactttccgccacggctttatctgtcaattcatcaatttgccttaaagaaatcagttctgccaaccaacatttttcaatgcaaaaagcactaaattatatttatggaaatatttcattaatttcaatgaaaatgcaatgaattagagaaaataatgtataatactcgtacagaaggctcattctaccactcgttcattccaaaactcgccacttcgtggctcgtttttgaattttgaactcgtggaagaatatcaatgccttctgcacttgtattataaataactattttcctACCAATAAAATTGTATATTAACAATATGAGTCTTAAATTGTGTAATCGCGCAGTTTAGAACCTACTTGAAGTTCATCTTCAGGAACTGAAAGTTCTACAAATATGGACTAGATTTAATTAACACCGAATGAATTTTACCAGAAATAAGCGATTCTACACCTTTGCTACACGTTGCATAATGATCACCCTTTCCCAACGATTGACAATATGAAAATGTGGTATCAGAAGCAGGGGACTCAAATATTTACAATCTAACTTTGAACAGCAAATCTCTTATGCAGTTAAGCCGTTAGCCTTCACTattctagcaggtggcaatatgccaaTAAAATTATTTGACTAAATACCAATCTTGTGTTTCCTTGGGGCTCTTTCATCGTAGTCGCAAGCTTTCCTTATAAGGTTTTTTTAGCTTTGTTTAAGGTCTTCACACTTAGTTCTATTAAATGGCCATACTTGTATAGGAATTgtatttctccaattctgtggttattccgttcattcttccacatcttgtagaacaaaatcgtgcgagaatatatcagaaacgcacagttttcatggttatattttattattctatgttggtactccgaactttccgccacggctttatctgtcaattcatcaatttgccttaaagaaatcagttctgccaaccaacatttttcaatgcaaaaatcgctaaattatatttatggaaatatttcattaatttcaatgaaaatgcaatgaattagagaaaataatgtataatactcgtacagaaggctcattctaccactcgttcattcaaaaactcgccacttcgtggctcgtttttgaattttgaactcgtggaagaaccaccaacatttttcaatgctaaaatcactaaatgatatttatggaaatatttcataaatttcgataaaaatgaaattaattagagaaaataatgtataatactcgtacagaaggctcattctaccactcgttccttcaaaaactcgccacttcgtggctcgtttttgaattttgaactcgtggaagaatatcaatgccttctgcacttgtattataaataactattatagcTCTTCATGTATACTATCCGTGAGATACTGACcaaccatggtgcatttacggctCGTCTCGGTATTGTATTCTGTATTCTGCACTTGACTTGAAGTATCTTCAGAAGagacaccataaagcaactggccagaggcaataaagtgactctactatgggtgcCATGGCACTGTGGAGTTGAAGCAAATGAAAAAgttgatgaacttgcaaaaagtgcatcagaagagaacaaaagatctacatggtcgcagttcccggaaggcttaccgaaccaaaatgactccagttcaaataataagcCATCTGCAGAAGAGACTTTGAGGCTTATCTCCAAGCTGGGCATGCAAAAGTCATGACCGGTTGAATGGAGGACTTGTGAAGaagaccatttttttttttgtaaggtAGTGGTTGCAACGACGCTGCTGTTTTCTTTTCCTTCATCACATCTGATGTGACTTGTTGTTTCCAAGTGAGCTTCTTGTCAaatatcactcccagatacttggcttCATTTTTCGATTCGATCCTGCTACCGAACATCACGACCTTCGTCAAGATCTTTTTTGGTTGGAATGTGGACATGGGTTTAgaatttattaaatttcttAAGTGAGTGAACAgaagaaatttcgaaattatgattGAACGAACAGAACTGTGTTATTTCAACGCGTTCAAATGAAATCCTAGACATTATCCTTATCCTTCTTCACCAAATTTTATAGactttttttggtttttcttaTCACTCTTCTGTACCTGAATTAATATAAATACTCTGTACCATTTGTTTAACCTTTAAACTGCACGGTTGCACAAAGTAATCCTCATATCGTTAATATCCTATTTTATTGGCagtaaaaatatggaaaatatgaAACATATTTTAATCGATGCACTTCTTGATTACTATCGGTGATTTTATTCGTTCAACTTTAATACCTTAACCCcaaggaaataaaaaatgaaaaacaaggaaTATATATTATTTGGAAACAAGTTTATATATATGTTCTTTCATATACTAAGAATCTTCTTCATCTTCGTCATCCTCGGAATCATCTGGACATATAATGAAGGGGTTGGGTGGTGTGAACCACCCGACTTTTTTCCAAgtcattttttcataattccAGTTAGATGATAGTCCAGTAATTGGTTCGACTTGTAGTAATATTTGTCTGCGCATTTGGGCTCTTTTTCTAGATGGTAAAAATGATTTTGGCATTTCGGGATTCACtgaaataaatttgaagaaaatatcgcAGAGGGTATTACAGGGTATTACCTTATAATCGAATTAAAATACCCCTAATTTGTAATACAAGCAGCCAAACTATCTTTGATCTCAATTTAGCTTTCTTTATTAGCAGCgtgttttttctttaaattttttatttctacatGAAGATTGAAAGATACTTTTCACGAGTCCTCACAAAATATTTACGGATATTGAGATATTTGGCATGATATGTTTCTTCCAATAATGGtcacatttatatttatttttcctacATCAAAACTCGAAAATTGCAAGAATCTCAAAATTTGATAAAAGCAAATAGGTAGTATAATCATCATGAATGTGGAATCAAAACCTATTATCTATttcaaacttttgatttttatgaGCCATGACATGACAGAATGAATTTTTACGGGGCCAAATTTTCCTCATGCtttcttaaaaaattgaaaaatttttcagattgtTCAACACCAATTGTTATATCAGTGATGAGTCTGCTGTTGGATGAAATATTTTTGCATCAAAAAAAAGGTGAAATATacctattgaaaataaatagaaataaattgGGTTTTTCGACGTAACCCTTTTTAATATCTTGCTATTCACTTTACTAACTATAAAAGTGTTGTAGAGACaagttgtacattcaccttatcttctttctcttttcgaagcaaataagtagagggcagcactataCTACAGTcgattattcattaaaatttttgctcttttgaaattatttttggtaggttttttcatgaatattttaaaaatatatcaatgctaatttttttttgcgaaaaaccaAAAGTTTTTTCTCCATTGGCAAATTAAAGATATGTATTTACTTTCTACAATCAAGATTATTGattaaggaaattatgtgaaaatcccATGAAAATCGATGATTTGTAAGAAGTAATATCTCTGATATCgatttgaactgagcagccacgtgaTGGTGTTCCCCTCTTAAGATGTTAttccaaatttaaaaaaacgaaGGAATACTGACCATATTTCTCAACTCCAATAGAAACCCATagactaattgaaaaaaatatgaacatcCAACCATAAATCTCACACCATGCTCCTGGTCTAGGTGTTTTAAATTCTGAAAATGTTTGACAAAAAGAAGCTCGATACAGATCCTTCTTATCTTCTTTCGACAGGAGCTTCCAGTTACCTTTCTCTCTCTCGCGTAAAGCCTAGAAATTATGGTATCTATCAAGCATTCGGCCGTATTCATAAAACAGAAGGATATTCTTGTTAGTAGTATAAAGTTTTGAGTTGAAACAAAGGTAGGATTACaatcatttcctttttttcgtattcatAATAATTACCTTACACTTGCAAGAATATCCTCCAAGAATGAGTTAGGAGATGTTGTCTTGTGTGAACCtcgaaatattttaaatttcaatttcaaatttattttccctttcaggtatttaaaatttatttatttaaaaaaatgtttggaaTGTGATGTTGGCGATATCccaaaacaaatatttaacTTTTGTTTAAGGAGAATTCTACACAAACTCAATTCATATTCTCAAATGTAGTTGACTTGAGTGATTTTCTCTTGTGCTTTTCTCGAACTGATTTGAATATGTGAAAAACGAATATTTCGCACTTACCAATATCTCTTGAGTGGGTTCTTTATATCGTATCGAGGGAAAGGGAAACATGTGGCTGTCACCGTAATTCGGTTCTCCGTTTATACCATAACCAACAACTTCTCGATTACCAACTCTGTACTCGGTGACAGGGTCACGTTTATAAGGAGGTGTATACACCAAGGGATTAAATTTTAACAGTGCGGCATTTGTGTGGATTCTTCTTAGAGAATTGAGTGTGACTTGGCTTCGCAAGTACATCGACATTTTGTGTCAATGAAGACCTATCATTTTGAATAGACGAACGTCCGTCTCGAAATGTCCCGTTTTCTATGATTATGTCAAGGTGAATTCTTGGAagttattttaaatttcattcctattaaatatttatgtatattttaattgtaccaCTCATTGCCGACTAACAAAGTGATGATTGATTTTGTACTTCACATTTTACAAAATGAACGAAATTTACAATAGTTCTCACCTTTGTCTTCTATCATTATAAAGTATTCTTTACGAGCTCTTAAATGATGTATTACAAGTAGAGGTTTGCCATCAGAACTTCTTGTTTTGGGTGGCTAGAACACAGAGGAATGGtcggtttttctttttttttccatttattaCTTCGGAGCTAGGCCGCtggcaaattttcaaaaatccattcTGTATAGTAAAATTATGAAGGAAACAATTTCAGAgagaaaattgtgaaattgtGAAATTGTCTTTATGTCTTCCTTctttgttttcttctttttctttatgtAGTTACTTCTGCAGCTTTTCTTGTGTAGTTTGGAATCTTTCTTGATTGATTTCTTGACTTGACTtgggagcaaaagttgccaaaccttggatttcagcaggtagatacagaagatAATAAGTATTctgcttattttaaattcgacaataaagaaaaatatcggattccaaatattcaaattcgcatatttaatcggaaatcactcaaataaatatatttcattcaatataatatacattcataatttcatagtaaaattgtggacttgaaaatatatctcaatccGACAGCGTAATCTAAGCATGTTGGggaaatgtaaaaattgcgtatactccttctatctatgtttattacactATGGAACATACGCATTGCTAAAACGTGCCGTTTTGAAATgtatttggaatgaagttgtcaaactcaatcgaTAATTGCACTTAATGCAATTATCAGTgtaatgttgacatgattgggtgaaatttttccatatgaaacaaaattacaaaatttgattggttttTAGAActctcaaaaatttttcactttaatTGATCTACATACTAGATCTATCAGCTAAGTAGATCAATTGGCTTAATAGTTACATTAGCACGTTGTATAGATAATTCGTTCATGTTGCTCATGAAGATAGTAGAAGGTATAACGAAATATTAACTgttagaataaaaaaattgaagcatTTCTTCTAATTTCCGAATAATAGCTTAATTGATCTACAGTCTAGATCTATCAGCTAAGTACATCGATTGGCCTAACAGTTACATTAGCACGTTGTATAGAGAGAGAATTCGTTTATGTTGCTTATGAAGATAGTAGAAGGTATAACGAAACCTCAACTGttagaataaaaaaatagtaCCATTTCTTCTAATTTCCGAATAAGGTAAGAAAATCCCTTTTTCTTCTCGCCCAGTCTACGTCTGGCTGCCATTCTGAGGACTCGAGCAAAGAACGTTATCTCGTACCCCCTTTTTGTCGCTTAATGATTCTCTCTCCAGCATATTATTCACTCAGATCTTTCTTTCAGCGCCACAGACTGAAAAAGTCAAAGCGatgtttttctttgatattccGCCGTAGCGTTTACGTCTACCCCAGCCAGCCCCGTGACTCGGCTGTCGTTCTCGTTACGTGAAATACGAACGGAGGAGGGCAGGGTTTTCTGAGATGGACAAAGCCGTATATTTACACTGAACCGCTGCGGGGGCAGTGCGACAGTGACGGCTTTGCGCGGTTTGGTTCATATCGAGTTGCCACCAACGTGAAAGTTGATATGCTTTGCTGATTTGAAAGTTAGGTTTGGTTTAATCAGAGAATATTGGTATATTCGTGCATATACGGATTTGCCACATGAGATAATAGATTAATTGAGTCGCGATGATCACTGACGGTATTATGTTCTTTGTAACTTCAATTTTGCTCAACCCTTGTGAattatataaggtgtgtgaataagtctttcccgattttttttcaaattttgagcctttattgtgaaaaaatggttacaaatgaattattgaaagtattggccatcgctagctacaacttttccccatctttctggcaacatacgaatcccgttgcgaaaaaattcgaccggtttggcctctatccagtcatccacccattttttggcttcctcgtaggaatggaagtgctggtcagccaggccatgcgtcatcgatctgaagagatggtaatcagacggagcaaattctggactatacggcgggtggggtaggacttcccatttgagcgtttctaagtatgttttcaccggctgtgcaacatgtgggcgagcattgtcatgttgcaaaataactttgtcgtgcctgtcggagtattgtggccgtttttctcgcagtgcgcggctcaaacgcatcaattgtcgtcgatagacctcgcctgtgatcctttcattcggtttcagaagctcatagtaaaccacacctagctggtcccaccatatacagagcatgagcttggcgccatgaatatttggcttggccgtcgatgatgatgcatggccgggtagtccccatgattttcttcgcttctgattatcgtaacggatccacttttcatcgccagtcacgatacgatgcagaaaaccctttctttatgtcgctgaagcagctgttcgcaagtgaaaaaacgccgttcgacgtctctcagcttcagttcgtacggcacccaatttccttgcttttggatcattcccatggctttcaaacgcttggaaatggttgttcggtcaactcccaatgcttcagcaagttcttcttgcgtttgacacgaatcttcatcaagcaaagtcgccaattcttgatcttcaaagatttgcggccgcccagAACGCTCCTtatcttccacgtcgaaatcgccacttttgaagcgtcgaaaccatccgcgaacacttgaatcatcgacacaaccttctccataagcttcctgaagcaaccgatgcacctcggcagcagatttcttcaaattgaaccaataaagtgaaacttcccgcaaatgacgtcgactcggctcaaatttcgacattttcacgatttcaaaaatttatgatgcgaaaaaatttcaactaatgtgttagtgtggaattgttgacagatgaataagctttgattatgacatatgtaaccattaaatactcgcacagtattggtggcgccatctcttacaaaaaacgggaaagacttattcacacacctgatatataTAGTTCGTAAGGCATATTAACAGTCGATTCTGGGATTAGTGGTTCCTCATTGCGAAGAATCTTTAGCTTCCTTGATGGCTCAGTTCGCTAGAGCGTCGAACTAGTAATaaggaggttgcgggttcgagtcccgctcgaggaggtactttttttgagaattgaaaaattgtctgaatgcaaTGCAATTTAATTTATTAACACAGACGTTAAACGATTATTCATGAGATAATAGTGTTAAGGGCACGCTCATCAAAGCACACAACTTTTATGGGATGCAAGATAATGTTTTATTTCTATCGCGGATGGGGATATCCTTAGATTCTGATTAAATACTTGGATTTTTATACTTATATCGAATAAGAACAAACAGTAATAATAACAATGTTAAATGAAACAGGTTATGAACTAGCGCACTGTATTTCTATGGTTATATatcacacttgccagaaaaggagcacaaactccttgcATCGCCCCGAAATCTTTCTGTGGTGTCGACAAATGCACCTACGAGAAAGAGTTTTAGGAAGaagaggtaaccgaaagagaataactctggcggaatcttcttaCTCTAGATCACTCTTCGGAACTTTGACTTTCCagaaagtatctggatcttagtaagaatatgctacacatcctcactggattcctcaca
It includes:
- the LOC123672274 gene encoding cytochrome c oxidase subunit 4 isoform 2, mitochondrial-like, whose amino-acid sequence is MSMYLRSQVTLNSLRRIHTNAALLKFNPLVYTPPYKRDPVTEYRVGNREVVGYGINGEPNYGDSHMFPFPSIRYKEPTQEILALREREKGNWKLLSKEDKKDLYRASFCQTFSEFKTPRPGAWCEIYGWMFIFFSISLWVSIGVEKYVNPEMPKSFLPSRKRAQMRRQILLQVEPITGLSSNWNYEKMTWKKVGWFTPPNPFIICPDDSEDDEDEEDS